The following are encoded in a window of Castanea sativa cultivar Marrone di Chiusa Pesio chromosome 9, ASM4071231v1 genomic DNA:
- the LOC142608855 gene encoding uncharacterized protein LOC142608855, with translation MIDPTPPFEKPIQSTWDPTQEFYIGLLFADKDELQAAVKQYHIKRNQTFSVKESDPACWSVRCKNCSWRLRACFRATHRFFEIRKYNGPHTCMESTLTQDHEQLDIHIIEKELRAIVKDDPNIKISSLQQSLYNKYEYRPSYFKVWEAKQKAIGRAFGSKVIWRTVPATVPCCAIFERVFWAFGPSIESFQHCRPVISIDGTFLYGKYRGKLLIASTWDGDNRLFPLAFAIVEEESDDSWYWFLRCTQNNVTN, from the exons ATGATTGATCCAACCCCACCATTTGAAAAGCCCATTCAAAGTACTTGGGACCCTACCCAAGAGTTTTATATAGGATTGCTTTTTGCTGATAAGGATGAACTACAAGCTGCTGTTAAACAATATCACATCAAGAGGAACCAAACATTTAGTGTAAAAGAGTCAGATCCAGCATGTTGGTCTGTACGTTGCAAAAATTGTTCTTGGCGTCTTCGAGCATGCTTCCGGGCTACACATAGGTTCTTTGAGATTAGGAAATACAATGGTCCACACACATGTATGGAGTCCACGCTCACACAAGATCACGAGCAATTAGACATTCATATTATTGAGAAAGAGTTGAGGGCTATTGTCAAAGATGATCCAAACATAAAGATTTCTTCGCTTCAACAGAGTCTTTACAATAAGTACGAATACCGGCCTTCTTATTTTAAGGTGTGGGAGGCGAAACAGAAGGCAATTGGTAGAGCATTTG GCAGCAAGGTTATTTGGAGAACAGTACCTGCTACTGTGCCATGCTGTGCCATATTCGAGAGAGTGTTCTGGGCTTTTGGTCCATCAATTGAAAGTTTTCAACATTGTAGGCCAGTGATTAGTATAGATGGAACTTTCCTATATGGTAAGTACAGAGGTAAGTTATTGATTGCATCAACTTGGGATGGTGACAATAGACTTTTTCCACTTGCCTTTGCCATTGTGGAGGAGGAATCTGATGATAGCTGGTATTGGTTTTTGCGTTGTACTCAGAATAATGTCACTAATTGA
- the LOC142608856 gene encoding uncharacterized protein LOC142608856 yields the protein MVMRAGMENQLLKYQITRDRITQLNADGDKYLRELLVQKWTLAHDGGHRYGAMTTNLSKSFNGVLKSARNLPITALVELTYYRCVAYFADRYTKARAEIIVVRTPINPNSAYRGNHRHEVNLRESTCSCQKWQVYKILCSHVIAVCKYQGIFVMRYIDHCYCLEEQAACYTPRFRMVPDSVHWNEPDFPVLYPNVKLRRAKGRPRSTRLLNEMNLGTEHQPRPLCSLCRQEGHNRRTRPTRTVAGSTSGQTE from the exons ATGGTAATGAGGGCAGGCATGGAGAATCAGCTACTAAAGTATCAAATAACAAGGGATAGAATTACTCAATTAAATGCAGATGGTGATAAGTATTTAAGGGAGTTACTAGTGCAGAAGTGGACATTAGCACACGATGGTGGACATCGTTATGGGGCAATGACCACAAATTTGTCTAAAAGCTTCAACGGTGTTCTAAAGAGTGCTAGAAATCTGCCCATAACTGCGTTAGTCGAGCTTACATACTACCGTTGTGTAGCCTACTTTGCCGATCGGTATACTAAGGCACGCGCAGAGATTATAGTCG TCAGAACACCAATAAACCCTAACTCTGCATATAGGGGTAATCATCGTCATGAGGTGAATTTAAGGGAGAGCACTTGTAGTTGTCAAAAATGGCAGGTTTATAAGATTCTGTGCTCACATGTCATTGCCGTGTGTAAATATCAAGGAATCTTTGTAATGCGATATATCGACCACTGCTACTGTTTGGAAGAACAAGCTGCTTGTTATACACCTAGATTTCGCATGGTTCCAGACAGTGTACATTGGAATGAGCCTGATTTCCCGGTCTTGTATCCTAATGTGAAGTTGCGCCGTGCAAAAGGTCGACCAAGATCAACTCGGCTTCTAAATGAAATGAATTTAGGGACAGAGCATCAACCAAGGCCATTGTGCAGCCTCTGTAGGCAAGAAGGCCATAACAGAAGAACACGCCCCACTCGAACTGTGGCTGGCTCCACTAGTGGCCAAACTGAATGA